The following are encoded in a window of Novosphingobium sp. THN1 genomic DNA:
- the nuoL gene encoding NADH-quinone oxidoreductase subunit L codes for MSSILIIVFLPLLAAIIAGLGNKKLGAVPAKVVTTGALFISCALSWPIFLSFIGGSADASVTPVLHWVKSGALDFSWALRVDTLTAVMLVVITSVSALVHLYSWGYMSEEPDQPRFFAYLSLFTFAMLMLVTADNLVQMFFGWEGVGLASYLLIGFWFRKPSANAAAMKAFVVNRVGDLGFMMGIFGTFLVFGTVSIPAILEAAPGMAGSTIGFLGARFDTMTVLCLLLFIGAMGKSAQLGLHTWLPDAMEGPTPVSALIHAATMVTAGVFMVCRLSPMFEVSPTALSFVTFIGAMTCIFAATVGTTQTDIKRVIAYSTCSQLGYMFFAAGVSAYGAAMFHLFTHAFFKALLFLGAGSVIHAMHHEQDMRYYGGLRKSIPLTYWAMMMGTLAITGVGIVDVFGFAGFYSKDAILEAAYGKGTELGHFAFFLGIFAALLTSFYSWRLVFLTFFGKPRWEQSEHIQHAVHDAHGHDDHAHGHDDHAHADHDDEHSDGTAGYHPHESPLNMLVPLGVLSLGAIFAGYVFHHAFISEGTGEFWKGSLVFAEHTLHAMHGVPTWVKWAPFAVMATGLLIAWYAYIKNTKFPAAFVDQFGFLYKFLLNKWYFDELYHYVFVVPAMCLGRVFWKVVDQGVIDRFGPNGAAWVVAQGSRAAAKLQSGYLYSYALVMLVGLVGAISWVIAQ; via the coding sequence ATGTCTTCCATCCTGATCATCGTATTTCTGCCGCTTCTGGCAGCGATCATCGCGGGCCTCGGCAACAAGAAGCTTGGTGCGGTTCCGGCCAAGGTCGTGACGACCGGCGCGCTGTTCATTTCCTGCGCGCTGTCTTGGCCGATCTTCCTGTCGTTCATCGGCGGCAGTGCCGATGCGAGCGTGACTCCGGTGCTGCATTGGGTGAAGTCGGGCGCGCTCGATTTCTCGTGGGCGCTGCGGGTCGACACGCTGACCGCCGTCATGCTTGTGGTCATCACCAGCGTCTCGGCGCTCGTCCACCTCTACTCGTGGGGCTACATGAGCGAGGAGCCGGATCAGCCGCGCTTCTTCGCGTACCTGTCGCTTTTCACCTTCGCCATGCTCATGCTGGTGACTGCCGACAACCTCGTGCAGATGTTCTTCGGTTGGGAAGGCGTAGGCCTTGCCTCGTACCTGCTGATCGGCTTCTGGTTCCGCAAGCCCTCGGCCAACGCTGCCGCGATGAAGGCCTTTGTGGTCAACCGCGTGGGCGACCTTGGCTTCATGATGGGCATTTTCGGGACTTTCCTGGTGTTCGGCACCGTGTCGATCCCGGCGATCCTCGAAGCCGCGCCCGGCATGGCCGGATCGACAATCGGGTTCCTTGGGGCTCGTTTCGACACGATGACTGTGCTGTGCCTGCTGCTGTTCATCGGCGCGATGGGCAAGTCGGCGCAGCTTGGCCTGCACACCTGGCTGCCCGACGCGATGGAAGGCCCGACCCCGGTGTCGGCGCTGATCCACGCAGCGACGATGGTGACGGCGGGCGTGTTCATGGTCTGCCGCCTCTCGCCGATGTTCGAGGTCAGCCCGACGGCGCTGTCGTTCGTGACCTTCATCGGGGCGATGACCTGCATCTTTGCGGCAACCGTCGGCACGACGCAGACCGACATCAAGCGCGTGATCGCCTATTCGACCTGTTCGCAGCTGGGCTACATGTTCTTCGCGGCGGGCGTCTCGGCCTATGGCGCGGCGATGTTCCACCTGTTCACGCACGCCTTCTTCAAGGCGCTGCTGTTCCTTGGTGCCGGATCGGTGATCCATGCGATGCACCACGAGCAGGACATGCGGTACTACGGAGGCCTGCGTAAGAGCATTCCGCTGACCTACTGGGCGATGATGATGGGCACGCTGGCGATCACCGGCGTCGGCATCGTCGACGTGTTCGGCTTCGCCGGGTTCTACTCGAAGGATGCGATCCTTGAGGCGGCCTATGGCAAGGGCACTGAACTTGGCCACTTCGCCTTCTTCCTCGGCATCTTCGCGGCGCTGCTGACCAGCTTCTATTCGTGGCGTCTGGTGTTCCTGACCTTCTTCGGCAAGCCACGCTGGGAACAGTCGGAGCATATCCAGCACGCGGTTCACGATGCGCACGGCCATGACGATCATGCCCATGGTCACGACGATCATGCGCACGCCGATCATGATGACGAGCACAGCGACGGCACGGCGGGCTATCACCCGCACGAAAGCCCGCTGAACATGCTGGTTCCGTTGGGCGTGCTGTCGCTGGGTGCGATCTTCGCGGGGTACGTGTTCCACCACGCCTTCATCAGCGAAGGCACGGGCGAGTTCTGGAAGGGTTCTCTGGTCTTTGCCGAGCATACGCTCCACGCGATGCACGGCGTGCCGACCTGGGTGAAGTGGGCGCCGTTCGCGGTCATGGCTACTGGCCTGCTGATTGCTTGGTATGCTTACATCAAGAACACGAAGTTCCCGGCGGCGTTCGTCGACCAGTTCGGGTTCCTCTACAAGTTCCTGCTTAACAAGTGGTACTTCGACGAACTCTACCACTATGTCTTCGTCGTCCCCGCGATGTGTCTGGGCCGCGTGTTCTGGAAGGTTGTCGACCAGGGCGTGATCGACCGGTTCGGACCGAACGGTGCCGCATGGGTCGTCGCCCAGGGCAGCCGCGCCGCCGCCAAGCTCCAGTCGGGGTATCTCTATAGCTATGCGCTGGTCATGCTCGTCGGCCTTGTCGGCGCGATCAGCTGGGTGATCGCACAATGA
- a CDS encoding type III pantothenate kinase produces MLLAVDVGNTNIVFALFEGREIKSRWRVATDPRRTADEYAVWLLQLMQLQGFDRNAVSKIIISTVVPRAQHNLEVLSQKYFGLDPLIAGQAPVEWGFEADVDEPRSLGADRAVNTVAAHAKYAGDLIVVDFGTATTFDVVDFNGAYKGGIIAPGINLSLDALVTAAAKLPRIAIAPPQGNDRRVIGRNTEDQMQIGVFWGYVAMMEGLIARLRSEIGRPARIIATGGLAVLFDEHTEIFDHVDTDLTLDGLAILAERVPVS; encoded by the coding sequence ATGCTTCTGGCGGTTGACGTCGGCAATACCAATATCGTCTTCGCACTGTTCGAAGGCCGCGAGATCAAGTCGCGCTGGCGCGTGGCGACCGATCCGCGCCGAACGGCCGATGAGTACGCGGTGTGGCTGCTGCAACTCATGCAGTTGCAAGGCTTTGACCGGAATGCGGTGAGCAAGATCATCATCTCGACTGTGGTGCCGCGCGCGCAGCACAACCTTGAGGTGCTCTCGCAGAAGTATTTCGGGCTTGATCCGCTGATCGCCGGACAGGCGCCGGTGGAGTGGGGTTTCGAGGCGGACGTTGATGAACCACGCTCGCTGGGGGCGGATCGCGCAGTTAACACTGTCGCGGCACATGCGAAGTATGCCGGGGACCTGATCGTGGTCGATTTCGGCACGGCCACGACCTTCGACGTGGTAGACTTCAACGGCGCCTACAAGGGCGGGATCATCGCGCCGGGGATCAACCTGTCGCTCGACGCGCTGGTCACGGCGGCGGCAAAACTGCCGCGCATCGCAATCGCGCCACCGCAGGGCAATGACCGCCGGGTCATCGGTCGCAATACCGAAGACCAGATGCAGATCGGCGTGTTCTGGGGCTATGTCGCGATGATGGAAGGCCTGATCGCGCGGCTGCGTTCCGAGATCGGTCGCCCTGCCCGGATCATCGCGACGGGCGGCCTTGCCGTGCTGTTCGATGAGCATACCGAGATTTTCGATCACGTGGACACCGACCTTACGCTCGATGGCCTCGCGATCCTTGCTGAAAGAGTGCCTGTTTCGTGA
- a CDS encoding ribonuclease J — protein sequence MKPAKELLFLALGGSGEIGMNVNLYCCDGKWLMVDLGMTFADPYYPGIDLVFADLDFIEQRLDDLVGIVLTHAHEDHIGAVPYFAQDLGVPLYATPFTAKLVHEKLVEAGIEDEVELNVIDHLDRFELGPFGVRYVPLAHSIAEGNALLIDTPHGRIFHTGDWKLDDEPRIGTPATEEELTAIGDEGVLALVCDSTNVFNPKPSGSEGEVRAGLLEAVGAQKGRRVVVTTFASNVARLQTLGEVAEATNRKLCVAGRSLDRIIRVAQSCGYLKNFPDLVHMDDAMDVPRGELLVLATGGQGEPRAALARIAGDQHPVRLEKGDVVLFSSRQIPGNELAIGRIQNALVEKGVRIVTDRQSMIHVSGHPGRPELVALYNWIRPEILVPVHGEIRHMAEQAQLGLDEGIPKTILQKNGDLIRLAPDGPKKLSEERSGRLVLDGDIIAPADGEGVVARRKLSQNGLITAALAVRHDGQVVSDVEIASIGIPLDEDMEAFVAEAKVEAAQAVRNLKGDRKRDRVAVAETVRLAVRRTGQRWSGKKPVVQVLLRES from the coding sequence GTGAAGCCTGCCAAGGAACTCCTTTTCCTCGCGCTCGGCGGATCGGGCGAGATCGGGATGAACGTCAACCTCTATTGCTGTGACGGCAAGTGGCTGATGGTCGACCTCGGCATGACTTTCGCCGACCCCTATTATCCCGGGATCGATCTGGTATTTGCCGACCTCGATTTCATCGAGCAGCGGCTCGATGACCTGGTGGGTATCGTGCTGACGCACGCGCACGAAGACCATATTGGCGCCGTGCCGTACTTTGCGCAGGACCTCGGCGTGCCGCTTTATGCGACGCCTTTCACGGCCAAGCTGGTCCATGAGAAGCTGGTCGAAGCTGGGATCGAGGACGAGGTCGAACTCAACGTCATAGACCATCTCGACAGGTTCGAACTCGGCCCCTTTGGCGTTCGCTACGTGCCGCTGGCGCACTCGATTGCTGAAGGCAATGCGCTGCTGATCGACACGCCGCATGGCCGTATCTTCCATACCGGCGACTGGAAGCTGGACGACGAGCCGCGCATCGGTACTCCGGCGACCGAAGAAGAGTTGACCGCCATCGGTGATGAGGGCGTTCTGGCGCTGGTCTGCGATTCCACTAACGTGTTCAATCCCAAGCCATCCGGTTCGGAAGGTGAAGTGCGGGCAGGGCTGCTCGAAGCTGTTGGTGCGCAGAAGGGGCGCCGTGTTGTCGTAACCACCTTCGCTTCCAACGTGGCGCGTCTGCAGACGCTGGGCGAAGTGGCGGAAGCGACCAATCGCAAGCTGTGCGTTGCAGGGCGGTCGCTCGATCGGATCATCCGCGTCGCGCAGTCCTGCGGTTATCTCAAGAACTTCCCTGACCTCGTCCACATGGATGATGCCATGGACGTGCCGCGCGGCGAACTGCTGGTGCTGGCGACAGGTGGGCAGGGTGAGCCGCGCGCTGCTCTGGCACGCATTGCCGGCGATCAGCACCCGGTACGGCTCGAGAAGGGCGACGTGGTGCTATTCTCCAGCCGCCAGATCCCAGGAAACGAACTCGCCATCGGGCGCATCCAGAATGCTCTGGTGGAGAAAGGCGTGCGGATCGTGACCGACAGGCAGTCGATGATTCATGTCTCCGGCCATCCTGGTCGCCCTGAACTGGTGGCGTTGTATAACTGGATCCGGCCGGAGATCCTTGTGCCGGTCCATGGCGAGATCCGCCACATGGCCGAGCAGGCGCAGCTTGGGCTGGATGAAGGGATTCCCAAAACGATCCTGCAGAAGAACGGCGATCTGATCCGGCTTGCACCGGATGGTCCAAAGAAACTGTCTGAAGAACGCTCCGGGCGGCTGGTGCTTGACGGCGACATTATCGCTCCCGCCGATGGCGAGGGCGTAGTCGCGCGGCGCAAGCTTTCGCAGAACGGGCTGATCACGGCGGCGCTGGCAGTGCGGCACGATGGGCAGGTAGTTTCCGATGTCGAGATTGCCTCGATCGGCATCCCGCTGGACGAGGACATGGAGGCCTTC
- the nuoK gene encoding NADH-quinone oxidoreductase subunit NuoK, producing MIGIEHYLVVSSILFVLGVLGIFLNRKNVIIILMAIELILLSVNLNLVAFSAFLHDLVGQVFAMFVLTVAAGEAAIGLAILVIYFRGRGTIAVDDVNRMKG from the coding sequence ATGATCGGCATCGAACACTATCTCGTCGTCAGCTCGATCCTGTTCGTGCTGGGCGTGCTCGGCATCTTCCTTAACCGGAAGAACGTGATCATCATCCTGATGGCGATCGAACTGATCCTGCTTTCGGTGAACCTCAACCTCGTCGCGTTCAGCGCGTTCCTGCACGACCTCGTCGGCCAGGTCTTCGCTATGTTCGTGCTGACGGTGGCGGCAGGCGAAGCGGCGATCGGGCTTGCCATTCTCGTCATCTACTTCCGTGGCCGGGGCACCATTGCCGTCGACGATGTCAACCGGATGAAGGGCTGA
- the nuoN gene encoding NADH-quinone oxidoreductase subunit NuoN, protein MDFARSLALTSPEILLSISGLVLLLIAAWGGEKASRLISILAVAVLTVCAILTAPALWGQAMGPDVAAFGGQHRADAFAAFGKLLIYASAGVTLIVAQSFFDKSRAMRAEFPLLVLFASLGMGMMVSAGDLLALYIGLELNSLASYVMASMLRNDERSAESGLKYFVLGSLASGILLFGMSLTYGFTGTTSFAGINAALSGGLSTGATFGMIFVLAGLAFKISAAPFHMWTPDVYEGAPTPVTTFFATASKVSALGLLMRVSLEAFGSQPHAWQQVVIFASLLSIVIGALGAIGQNNIKRLMAYSSINNVGFILIGLATATRAGASAMLVYIAIYVAMSVAGFVAVLLLRDENGEQVEAISDLAGLSKTRPWIALAMASVMFSLAGIPPLFGFWGKFVVFQAAVQADMIVLAAIGIAASVIGAFYYLKVVKVMYFDEPADVVKGAGETSHTVLLVLSSLAISPLGYLGTKCLGTLANYAAAALFPVG, encoded by the coding sequence ATGGACTTCGCCCGTTCGCTCGCGCTCACTTCGCCCGAAATCCTGCTTTCGATCTCGGGCCTGGTGCTGCTGCTGATTGCCGCATGGGGCGGTGAAAAGGCCTCGCGCCTGATCTCGATCCTTGCCGTTGCTGTCCTTACGGTCTGCGCGATCCTTACTGCGCCCGCGCTGTGGGGTCAGGCTATGGGGCCGGACGTGGCCGCGTTCGGTGGCCAGCATCGTGCGGATGCCTTCGCGGCATTCGGTAAGTTGCTGATCTACGCCAGCGCTGGCGTCACGCTGATCGTCGCGCAGTCGTTCTTCGACAAGTCGCGGGCGATGCGCGCGGAATTCCCGCTGCTGGTGCTGTTCGCCTCGCTCGGCATGGGCATGATGGTTTCGGCGGGCGACCTGCTGGCGCTTTACATCGGTCTCGAACTGAACAGCCTTGCGTCGTACGTCATGGCTTCGATGCTCCGCAATGACGAGCGTTCGGCGGAATCCGGCCTTAAGTATTTTGTGCTGGGTTCGCTGGCTTCTGGTATCCTGCTGTTCGGCATGAGCCTGACCTATGGCTTCACTGGTACGACGAGCTTTGCCGGAATCAACGCGGCGCTTTCGGGCGGTCTGTCGACCGGAGCAACTTTCGGCATGATCTTCGTGCTGGCCGGCCTTGCCTTCAAGATCAGCGCCGCTCCGTTCCACATGTGGACGCCCGACGTCTATGAAGGCGCGCCGACCCCGGTGACGACCTTCTTTGCCACGGCCTCGAAGGTCTCGGCGCTCGGCTTGCTTATGCGGGTCAGCCTCGAGGCGTTCGGCAGCCAGCCGCATGCCTGGCAGCAGGTGGTGATCTTTGCGTCGCTGCTTTCGATTGTGATCGGTGCGCTGGGGGCGATCGGCCAGAACAACATCAAGCGCCTGATGGCCTATTCGTCGATCAACAACGTAGGCTTCATCCTGATCGGCCTCGCCACAGCGACACGTGCAGGTGCGTCGGCGATGCTGGTATACATCGCGATCTATGTTGCCATGTCGGTGGCAGGCTTCGTTGCCGTCCTTCTGCTGCGTGACGAGAATGGCGAGCAGGTAGAGGCGATCTCGGACCTTGCGGGCCTTTCCAAGACCCGCCCGTGGATTGCTCTGGCGATGGCATCGGTGATGTTCAGCCTGGCAGGCATCCCGCCGCTGTTCGGCTTCTGGGGCAAGTTCGTGGTGTTTCAGGCAGCCGTGCAGGCCGACATGATCGTGCTTGCCGCGATCGGTATTGCAGCTTCGGTTATCGGTGCGTTCTACTACCTCAAGGTCGTCAAGGTCATGTACTTCGACGAACCGGCCGACGTGGTGAAGGGGGCGGGCGAGACTTCGCACACCGTGCTTCTTGTGCTTTCCAGCCTTGCAATCTCGCCGCTGGGCTACCTTGGCACCAAGTGCCTCGGCACTCTGGCGAACTACGCTGCCGCAGCGCTTTTCCCGGTCGGCTGA
- a CDS encoding biotin--[acetyl-CoA-carboxylase] ligase — protein sequence MIETVAEIPSTNGALLARLGGGEALAEGDWLIADRQSAGRGRAGRAWSDGFGNFMGSTVVNLRGSDPLPQTLALIAGLAVHETVCAVAPALADLYLKWPNDLLVGEAKLAGILLERQRDAVVIGIGVNLARAPQVPDRTTVSLRDLGIDISRDQFAADLAARLRDAIDRWHFGEWPLLRQQWISRALPTGTLVSVKDSDHGTIMGAFAGIDDDGVALLRLADGAVRAIHAGDIDMVGSHASGG from the coding sequence TTGATCGAGACTGTCGCCGAAATTCCCTCGACCAATGGTGCGCTACTTGCGCGCCTTGGCGGGGGAGAGGCCTTGGCCGAGGGTGACTGGCTGATTGCTGATCGGCAGAGCGCCGGACGTGGGCGAGCAGGGCGTGCATGGAGCGACGGCTTCGGCAACTTCATGGGGTCGACCGTCGTCAATCTGCGCGGTTCCGATCCCTTGCCGCAGACGCTGGCGCTGATTGCAGGGCTGGCGGTGCACGAGACGGTTTGTGCCGTCGCCCCGGCATTGGCCGATCTCTATCTGAAGTGGCCGAACGACCTGCTTGTCGGTGAGGCCAAGTTGGCGGGCATCCTGCTCGAGCGCCAGCGCGATGCCGTGGTTATCGGTATCGGCGTGAACCTCGCGCGGGCACCGCAAGTGCCTGACCGTACCACAGTTTCGCTGCGCGATCTGGGGATCGACATCTCCCGCGACCAGTTTGCCGCTGATCTTGCGGCCCGGCTGCGCGATGCGATCGACCGGTGGCACTTTGGCGAATGGCCGCTGCTGCGCCAGCAGTGGATTTCCCGCGCCTTGCCCACTGGGACGCTTGTCTCGGTCAAGGATAGCGACCACGGCACAATCATGGGGGCTTTTGCCGGGATCGATGATGACGGTGTTGCCCTTCTTCGCTTGGCGGACGGGGCCGTCCGTGCCATCCACGCGGGCGACATAGATATGGTGGGTTCCCATGCTTCTGGCGGTTGA
- a CDS encoding NADH-quinone oxidoreductase subunit M gives MTGFPILSLMLLVPLVATVACLVVPREQARSVALVATLIDFVLGVILWANFDIGGAQWQFTESAAVFSGFSWKLGIDGIALLLIALTVFLMPICIGASWTSIDKRQGEYYAAFLLMETLMIGVFAAQDLFLFYIMFEAGLIPMYLIIGVWGGAERIYASYKFFLYTLLGSVLMLIAMFWMVNEAGTTDIPTLMAYNFPVQAQTWLWLAFFASFAVKMPMWPVHTWLPDAHVQAPTGGSVILAGVLLKMGGYGFIRFSLPMFPEASAQFAPLIFGMSMAAVVITSLIALVQHDMKKLIAYSSVAHMAIVTIGLFAFNQQGLEGSMLIMLSHGLVAGALFLSVGVIYDRLHTREIARYGGLSINMPYYAVFLLLFTMASIGLPGTSGFVGEFLSLMGVYQISSWVALICTTGIILGAAYMLYLYRRIAYGEQKNADAAAMLDLDKREWAMMVPLAAVVLWMGVYPESFIAPMRKDIAALDARLAQAKPKGDAQPTAGKPMAPEHAMTEHAAAHGEAH, from the coding sequence ATGACCGGTTTTCCGATCCTCTCGCTGATGCTGCTGGTGCCGCTGGTTGCGACAGTGGCCTGCCTTGTCGTGCCGCGCGAACAGGCGCGCTCCGTTGCGCTCGTCGCTACGCTGATCGACTTCGTGCTGGGGGTGATCCTCTGGGCGAATTTCGACATCGGCGGCGCGCAGTGGCAGTTCACGGAAAGTGCTGCGGTGTTCTCGGGCTTCTCGTGGAAGCTCGGCATCGATGGCATTGCGCTGCTGCTGATCGCGCTGACGGTGTTCCTGATGCCGATCTGCATCGGTGCCAGCTGGACCTCGATCGACAAGCGCCAAGGCGAATATTACGCGGCGTTCCTCCTGATGGAGACGCTGATGATCGGCGTCTTCGCAGCGCAGGACCTGTTCCTGTTCTACATCATGTTCGAAGCCGGCCTGATCCCGATGTACCTGATCATCGGCGTGTGGGGCGGTGCTGAACGCATCTACGCCAGCTACAAGTTCTTCCTCTACACGCTGCTCGGCTCGGTGCTGATGCTGATCGCGATGTTCTGGATGGTGAACGAGGCGGGCACGACCGACATCCCGACGCTGATGGCCTACAACTTCCCGGTTCAGGCGCAGACCTGGCTGTGGCTGGCCTTCTTCGCGAGCTTTGCGGTGAAGATGCCGATGTGGCCGGTTCACACCTGGCTGCCCGACGCACACGTTCAGGCACCAACCGGCGGTTCGGTCATCCTCGCAGGCGTGCTGCTGAAGATGGGCGGCTACGGCTTCATCCGCTTTTCGCTGCCGATGTTCCCCGAAGCCTCGGCGCAGTTCGCGCCGCTGATCTTCGGAATGTCGATGGCTGCGGTGGTGATCACCTCGCTGATCGCGCTGGTGCAGCACGACATGAAGAAGCTGATCGCCTATTCGTCGGTCGCCCATATGGCGATCGTGACGATCGGCCTGTTCGCGTTCAACCAGCAGGGTCTTGAAGGCTCGATGCTGATCATGCTGAGCCACGGCCTGGTCGCAGGCGCGCTGTTCCTCAGCGTCGGTGTGATCTACGACCGCCTGCATACGCGTGAAATCGCCCGTTACGGCGGTCTTTCGATCAACATGCCGTACTATGCAGTGTTCCTGCTGTTGTTCACGATGGCATCGATCGGCCTGCCGGGCACGAGTGGTTTCGTCGGCGAATTCCTGTCGCTGATGGGAGTCTACCAGATCTCGAGCTGGGTGGCACTGATCTGCACCACCGGGATCATCCTCGGTGCCGCTTACATGCTCTACCTCTATCGCCGCATTGCCTATGGCGAACAGAAGAACGCCGATGCCGCCGCGATGCTCGATCTCGACAAGCGCGAATGGGCGATGATGGTGCCGCTGGCCGCCGTGGTGCTGTGGATGGGCGTGTACCCGGAAAGCTTCATCGCGCCGATGCGCAAGGACATTGCTGCGCTCGATGCGCGCCTCGCGCAGGCCAAGCCCAAGGGCGATGCGCAACCTACTGCTGGAAAGCCGATGGCTCCCGAACACGCTATGACTGAACATGCTGCCGCGCACGGGGAGGCACACTGA